A stretch of the Victivallis lenta genome encodes the following:
- the rpsU gene encoding 30S ribosomal protein S21 produces the protein MDTEVRVKKGEIIDRALRRLKKKLDKEGTLKELRNRRHYEKPSEVKRREAKQRHR, from the coding sequence ATGGATACCGAAGTTCGCGTCAAAAAAGGTGAAATCATCGACCGCGCTCTGCGCCGGCTGAAGAAAAAGCTCGACAAGGAAGGCACCCTCAAGGAACTTCGCAATCGGCGTCATTACGAGAAGCCGAGCGAAGTCAAGCGCCGGGAGGCGAAGCAGCGTCACCGCTGA
- the pepF gene encoding oligoendopeptidase F, translating to MIISAEQTWNLEAIYPDADAWEADFSRIRPLAEAFLAFRGRLSESAATLRKAIEALDDFERLGEKVYVYAHLRSDENTADNTNRARVDRVEALFASLAETSAWFDPEIMAIPDETMNCFLDAPELALYRRSLQELLREKPHTLSEPEERLLGTLGDVLGTPSKTFGILNDADLDFGRIRGENGKSRPLTHGSYRRFLESSDREVRKRAFRKMFSTYHKFRNTFASTLDGVVKRHVTGAKIRRYPSALEQALFSDNVPAEVYRNLITAVHGKLDAFYDYMKLRREVMKLDKLDMFDMYNPLVPSCRREYTFAEAVDIVKKALAPLGKEYARNLELAFSQRWVDVPERKGKRSGAYSSGCYDTFPYLLLNYNGTLNDVFTLIHELGHSMHSFYSNQAQHYHYADYSIFVAEVASTTNEMLLFEYLLAETDDRDFRCYLLGHLADEIRGTIYRQTMFAEFELLIHELAEQGVPLTADLMNEKYYELNKLYYGPEVDADRLIAVEWSRIPHFYYNFYVYKYATGMSAAVKLSRNLLSGDPAKREAYFGFLKAGGSRDVLDIMRNAGVDLSTPAPVNAALDYFHETVKRLRRELAV from the coding sequence ATGATCATTTCCGCAGAACAAACCTGGAATCTCGAAGCAATCTATCCGGACGCCGATGCGTGGGAGGCCGATTTCAGCCGCATCAGGCCGCTGGCGGAGGCGTTTCTCGCCTTTCGCGGCAGGCTGTCGGAAAGCGCCGCGACGCTCCGCAAGGCGATCGAGGCGCTCGACGACTTCGAGCGTCTCGGCGAAAAGGTGTACGTCTACGCCCACCTGCGCTCTGACGAAAACACCGCCGACAACACGAATCGCGCCCGGGTCGACCGCGTCGAAGCGCTGTTCGCCTCGCTCGCCGAAACCAGCGCCTGGTTCGACCCCGAAATCATGGCGATTCCGGATGAAACCATGAACTGTTTCCTCGACGCCCCCGAGCTCGCCCTCTACCGGCGGAGCCTGCAGGAGCTGCTGCGCGAAAAGCCGCACACGCTGAGCGAACCCGAGGAGCGGCTGCTCGGCACCCTCGGTGACGTGCTCGGCACCCCCTCGAAGACCTTCGGCATCCTGAACGACGCCGATCTCGATTTCGGCAGGATCAGGGGGGAGAACGGCAAAAGCCGGCCCCTGACCCACGGCAGTTACCGGCGCTTTCTCGAAAGTTCCGATCGCGAGGTCCGCAAGCGCGCGTTCCGGAAAATGTTCTCAACCTACCACAAATTCCGCAACACTTTCGCTTCGACGCTCGACGGCGTCGTGAAGCGCCATGTTACCGGCGCGAAAATCCGCCGTTACCCGTCGGCGCTCGAACAGGCGCTCTTTTCCGACAACGTCCCGGCCGAGGTCTACCGGAACCTGATTACGGCGGTCCACGGCAAGCTCGACGCATTTTACGATTATATGAAGCTGCGGCGCGAGGTCATGAAGCTCGACAAACTCGACATGTTCGACATGTACAACCCGCTCGTGCCCTCCTGCCGCAGGGAGTACACCTTCGCCGAAGCCGTCGATATCGTGAAAAAAGCGCTCGCCCCGCTCGGAAAGGAGTATGCGCGGAACCTCGAACTCGCTTTCTCCCAGCGCTGGGTCGATGTCCCGGAACGCAAGGGAAAACGCTCCGGCGCCTATTCAAGCGGCTGCTACGACACCTTTCCGTACCTGCTGCTGAACTACAACGGCACGCTGAACGATGTTTTCACCCTGATCCACGAGCTCGGCCACTCCATGCACAGCTTCTACTCGAATCAGGCGCAGCACTATCATTACGCGGATTACAGCATCTTCGTGGCGGAGGTCGCCAGCACCACCAATGAAATGCTGCTCTTCGAATATCTGCTGGCCGAAACCGACGACCGCGACTTCCGCTGCTACCTGCTCGGCCACCTCGCCGACGAGATCCGCGGCACGATCTACCGGCAGACGATGTTTGCCGAATTCGAGCTGCTGATTCACGAACTCGCGGAGCAGGGCGTCCCGCTGACCGCCGACCTCATGAACGAAAAATATTATGAGCTGAACAAACTCTACTACGGTCCGGAGGTCGACGCCGACCGGCTCATCGCGGTCGAATGGTCGCGCATTCCGCACTTCTATTACAACTTCTATGTCTACAAGTATGCGACCGGCATGTCGGCCGCCGTCAAGCTGTCGCGGAACCTCCTTTCAGGGGACCCCGCCAAACGCGAAGCCTACTTCGGCTTTCTGAAGGCCGGCGGCTCTCGGGACGTTCTCGACATCATGCGCAACGCGGGCGTCGACCTCTCCACCCCGGCTCCCGTCAACGCCGCCCTCGATTATTTCCACGAGACCGTCAAAAGGCTCCGGCGGGAACTGGCCGTTTAA
- the hisC gene encoding histidinol-phosphate transaminase translates to MKSYFRTEIAGMEGYVPGEQPKLENLCKLNTNENAFPPSPAVKRAIAELDWERLRRYPDPLADALRDKIAEVFGLKRENVIAGNGSDDILTMLFRCFTSPELPMACLYPTYSLYPELAKMQGAAVIPVPLAPRTFELPGDLLKRVEKANLLIITRPNAPTGNSFPLETMRELCRNFDGVVLFDEAYADFADDNCMEFVKEFPNVIVSRTFSKSYALAGLRLGFAVGSPELIAGMFKVKDSYNLDRMTQALGLAAFSDRAYLKECSEKIRTIRKDFTERLENLGFQVVPSQTNFVFAAPPDRDGERCFRALRDRAIIVRYFRGPETGDYVRITIGTPKEMDRVITALREIYANPGAN, encoded by the coding sequence ATGAAATCCTATTTCAGAACGGAAATCGCCGGGATGGAAGGCTATGTCCCGGGAGAACAGCCGAAGCTCGAAAACCTGTGCAAGCTCAATACGAACGAGAACGCGTTTCCGCCGTCTCCGGCGGTGAAGCGGGCGATTGCGGAGCTCGACTGGGAGCGGCTGCGCCGTTACCCGGACCCGCTGGCCGATGCGCTGCGCGACAAGATCGCCGAAGTTTTCGGCCTGAAGCGGGAAAATGTGATTGCGGGCAACGGCTCGGACGACATCCTGACCATGCTGTTCCGCTGCTTCACATCGCCGGAGCTCCCGATGGCATGTCTGTACCCGACCTATTCGCTCTACCCGGAGCTTGCGAAAATGCAGGGGGCGGCCGTCATTCCGGTGCCGCTTGCGCCCCGGACATTCGAATTGCCCGGCGACCTGCTCAAACGGGTGGAAAAGGCAAATCTGCTGATCATCACGCGCCCGAATGCGCCGACCGGGAATTCGTTCCCGCTCGAAACGATGCGCGAACTCTGCCGTAATTTCGACGGAGTCGTGCTGTTCGATGAAGCGTACGCGGATTTCGCGGACGACAACTGCATGGAGTTCGTGAAGGAGTTTCCGAACGTGATCGTGTCGCGCACGTTTTCGAAGAGCTATGCGCTGGCCGGGCTGCGGCTCGGGTTTGCGGTCGGCTCCCCGGAGCTGATCGCGGGGATGTTCAAGGTGAAGGACTCCTACAACCTCGACCGGATGACGCAGGCGCTGGGGCTTGCGGCATTCAGCGACCGCGCCTATCTGAAGGAGTGCAGCGAAAAGATCAGAACAATCCGGAAGGATTTCACAGAGCGGCTTGAAAATCTCGGTTTTCAGGTGGTTCCGTCGCAGACAAACTTCGTCTTTGCGGCGCCGCCGGACCGTGACGGAGAGCGTTGCTTCCGGGCGCTGCGGGACCGTGCGATCATCGTGCGGTACTTCAGGGGGCCGGAGACGGGGGATTACGTCCGGATCACAATCGGCACGCCGAAGGAGATGGACCGCGTCATCACCGCCCTGCGGGAAATCTATGCGAATCCGGGCGCAAACTGA
- a CDS encoding glycerophosphodiester phosphodiesterase family protein: MKLCAIQPEYPYTPDRADAAVEYLVDALGRCDESCDLILLPEYSNAPTVFPKGECIPYAKNHTDRLIRAAVDAARRCRAIVAVNYVAEIGGSFRNTTRVFDSRGNVAGDYYKQHLPVSETAVKMMDDAYTFGYLPPEIVEADGIRLGFLTCYDCYFNEYIAHIAARKPDIVLVSSHQRSERADILEMQVKNIAFNTNAFVLRASVAMGEGRDGGCSMVAGPDGRILAGFGQQIGMLSCEIGDPHRKYMRSNSFGGAMIPNDRFVEQGRTPWSYRACGSAVIPGDDKLPYPRVCAHRGFSAIAPENSLPAFGAAIALGATEIELDVWETKDGVPVVSHDPSVERTSNGTGSIREMTFAELRKLDFGARHAEAFAGLRIPALDEVLGQFPRQVIVNLHVKSSGTEHFSRETIRKLDAAVRRYDCLGHVYVTGRADVMEALLEAAPELIRCMGAGDDPMNVVKNAIRYQCRKLQFMKPHFTREMIDEAHAHGIRCNMFWSDIPAEAAEMVGMGIDTVLTNNYLQIARAVRNKVNKSDD, encoded by the coding sequence ATGAAACTCTGTGCGATCCAGCCGGAATACCCGTATACTCCCGACCGGGCGGATGCAGCCGTCGAATATCTCGTCGATGCGCTTGGCAGGTGTGATGAAAGCTGCGATCTGATTCTGCTGCCGGAGTATTCGAATGCGCCGACGGTGTTTCCGAAAGGAGAGTGCATTCCGTACGCGAAAAACCATACGGACCGGCTGATCCGCGCGGCAGTCGACGCCGCGCGCCGCTGCCGGGCGATCGTCGCAGTCAACTATGTCGCCGAAATCGGCGGGAGTTTCCGCAACACGACCCGGGTGTTCGATTCCCGCGGCAATGTCGCGGGGGATTATTACAAGCAGCACCTGCCGGTTTCGGAAACCGCGGTGAAGATGATGGACGACGCCTACACCTTCGGCTATCTTCCGCCGGAGATCGTGGAGGCGGACGGAATCCGCCTCGGTTTCCTGACCTGTTACGACTGTTATTTCAACGAGTACATCGCGCATATCGCGGCGCGGAAGCCGGATATCGTGCTCGTCTCCTCGCACCAGCGCTCGGAGCGGGCGGACATTCTTGAAATGCAGGTGAAGAACATCGCTTTCAATACAAACGCATTCGTGCTGCGCGCCTCGGTCGCCATGGGGGAAGGCAGGGACGGCGGCTGTTCGATGGTCGCCGGACCGGACGGACGCATCCTCGCCGGCTTCGGGCAGCAGATCGGAATGCTCAGCTGCGAAATCGGGGACCCGCACAGGAAATACATGCGCTCAAACAGCTTCGGCGGAGCCATGATCCCGAACGACCGTTTCGTCGAGCAGGGACGCACGCCGTGGAGTTACCGCGCCTGCGGCAGCGCGGTCATTCCCGGAGACGACAAGCTGCCGTATCCGCGCGTCTGCGCGCACCGCGGCTTCAGCGCGATTGCGCCGGAGAACTCGCTGCCGGCATTCGGAGCGGCGATCGCACTCGGCGCGACGGAGATTGAGCTCGACGTATGGGAGACGAAGGACGGCGTTCCCGTCGTTTCACACGATCCGTCCGTCGAGCGCACGTCGAACGGGACCGGCTCGATCCGGGAGATGACGTTCGCGGAGCTCCGTAAACTTGATTTCGGCGCACGCCATGCGGAAGCGTTCGCAGGGCTGCGGATTCCGGCGCTCGATGAGGTGCTCGGGCAGTTTCCGCGCCAGGTGATCGTGAATCTGCACGTGAAGTCTTCCGGCACGGAACATTTCAGCCGCGAAACGATCCGGAAACTCGACGCCGCCGTCCGCAGATACGACTGCCTCGGGCATGTCTATGTGACCGGGCGGGCGGATGTCATGGAAGCGCTGCTCGAAGCCGCGCCGGAGCTCATCCGCTGCATGGGGGCCGGGGATGACCCGATGAATGTCGTGAAGAACGCGATCCGGTACCAATGCCGGAAACTCCAGTTCATGAAGCCGCACTTCACCCGGGAGATGATCGACGAAGCGCACGCTCACGGAATCCGGTGCAACATGTTCTGGTCCGATATTCCCGCCGAAGCCGCGGAGATGGTCGGAATGGGGATCGACACGGTGCTGACCAACAACTATCTGCAAATCGCCCGTGCCGTCCGGAATAAAGTCAATAAATCTGATGATTGA
- a CDS encoding D-alanyl-D-alanine carboxypeptidase family protein — protein sequence MNEVNRARWKLLGGIFLVIILIHIVAISCIVATHRTPEEEPAATQTQQTAAPAAQQQPAAPAVPERQPENKKKSGGFWSWLFGGGDKQQPESEPEEVRPPRVYRYKKPSENPLFGKPFNYALAKTGDFSEKEVPGSRGATSGIMVDLGTRTVLWEKNSSKQVPIASMVKMMTLLVAFEALEDNPSLSLESPVKISPEVLKVARTGIVWLDPRETLPLSDLMKAAAIKSANDAAVQIALFFGNGDQEAFITKMNAKALELGMTGTHFVSPCGLPDRKKGNSLSTARDMVLLGERLLEYPKYLEWSTTKLDYMRTGEKRTMLNATNRLINPHWPGVDGLKTGYTDDAGYCLTFSVLRDGRRIVGCVTGFPSARSGRDPFARKLIDWGYRRAAELEQKK from the coding sequence ATGAACGAAGTCAACCGGGCCCGGTGGAAACTGCTGGGCGGCATTTTTCTGGTCATCATTCTGATTCACATCGTTGCAATCAGTTGTATCGTGGCGACCCACCGCACGCCGGAAGAGGAGCCCGCCGCAACGCAGACGCAGCAGACGGCGGCCCCGGCGGCGCAGCAGCAGCCGGCAGCGCCGGCCGTGCCGGAGCGGCAGCCGGAGAACAAGAAGAAATCCGGCGGTTTCTGGTCGTGGCTGTTCGGCGGCGGGGACAAGCAGCAGCCGGAGAGCGAGCCGGAAGAGGTCCGGCCCCCTCGTGTCTACCGTTATAAAAAGCCGTCGGAGAATCCGCTCTTCGGCAAGCCGTTCAACTACGCGCTGGCGAAAACGGGGGATTTCTCCGAAAAAGAGGTGCCGGGCAGCCGGGGGGCGACCTCCGGAATCATGGTCGACCTCGGAACCCGCACCGTGCTGTGGGAGAAAAATTCGTCGAAGCAGGTGCCGATCGCATCGATGGTCAAGATGATGACGCTGCTGGTCGCGTTCGAAGCGCTGGAGGACAATCCGTCGCTTTCGCTCGAAAGCCCGGTGAAAATCTCTCCCGAAGTGCTGAAGGTGGCGCGCACCGGCATCGTCTGGCTCGATCCGCGCGAGACGCTGCCGCTGTCGGATCTCATGAAGGCGGCGGCGATCAAGAGCGCCAACGATGCGGCCGTGCAGATTGCGCTCTTCTTCGGCAACGGAGACCAGGAAGCGTTCATCACGAAGATGAACGCAAAAGCACTCGAACTCGGCATGACCGGCACCCACTTCGTCAGCCCCTGCGGACTGCCGGACCGGAAAAAGGGAAACTCGCTCAGCACCGCCCGCGATATGGTGCTCCTCGGAGAACGCCTCCTCGAATATCCGAAATACCTCGAATGGAGCACGACGAAACTCGACTATATGCGGACCGGGGAGAAACGGACCATGCTGAATGCGACGAACCGCCTGATCAATCCGCACTGGCCCGGCGTGGACGGCCTCAAGACCGGCTACACCGACGACGCCGGCTACTGCCTGACCTTCAGCGTGCTGCGGGACGGACGCCGCATCGTCGGCTGCGTGACCGGTTTCCCATCCGCCCGTTCCGGCCGCGACCCGTTCGCGCGCAAGCTGATCGACTGGGGTTACAGGCGGGCCGCCGAGCTCGAGCAGAAGAAGTAG
- a CDS encoding 2-isopropylmalate synthase translates to MESYPKYRYPDPVKIENRQWPDRVITQSPKWASVDLRDGNQALPEPMSPAHKLEYFNMLVKIGFKEIEVAFPSASADDYNFVRMLIEENLIPDDVTISVLTQARKHLIDRTAESLRGVKKALIHCYVPTSDLHGRFVFNHSRDEVKAMAIEGTRMVREAIEREGLKEVCGYEFSPEEFTDSDLDFVLDLCCAVKREWGPSTPESFILNLPATVERRPPNQYADMIELFCRNYPYLSETAISIHAHNDQGCAVAASELAVLAGATRVEGTIFGHGERTGNLDLAVLALNLESRGVPTGLSFSDMPEIVRIVERNSGIEVHPRHPYAGDLAFTAFSGSHQDAIRKGFEHRAEISDFFRQGWKIPYLHLDPADLGRQYEKLIRINSQSGKGGVVYVLEKEFGIYPPKSMHPEIGAVVQKYIDETGGEIDSKILRQILDDTFVNIEGPYRMENYQRASVGDRSGATFTWFIGGEKHELTGQGNGPLSAVVHSLKSSGLMPFFKLEDFSERSLGKDADAHAIAFVGLRCGPDGEHLVYGAGEHSNIDRAAIAALISAMNRAAAAGVFHD, encoded by the coding sequence ATGGAAAGCTATCCGAAATATCGCTATCCGGACCCGGTAAAAATCGAAAACCGGCAGTGGCCGGACCGGGTCATCACCCAATCCCCGAAATGGGCCTCCGTGGATTTGCGCGACGGCAACCAGGCGCTCCCGGAGCCGATGAGCCCGGCCCACAAGCTTGAATACTTCAACATGCTGGTCAAAATCGGTTTCAAGGAGATCGAAGTCGCGTTCCCGTCCGCCTCGGCCGATGACTACAACTTCGTGCGGATGCTGATCGAAGAGAACCTGATTCCGGACGACGTGACGATCTCGGTTCTGACCCAGGCGCGGAAGCACCTGATCGACAGGACCGCCGAATCGCTGCGCGGCGTGAAGAAGGCGCTGATCCACTGCTACGTCCCGACCAGCGACCTGCACGGCCGCTTCGTCTTCAACCATTCGCGGGACGAGGTCAAGGCGATGGCGATCGAGGGCACCCGCATGGTCCGCGAAGCGATTGAGCGCGAAGGACTCAAAGAGGTCTGCGGGTATGAATTTTCTCCCGAGGAGTTCACCGACAGCGATCTCGATTTCGTGCTCGACCTCTGCTGCGCGGTCAAGCGGGAATGGGGGCCGTCGACGCCGGAGAGCTTCATCCTGAACCTGCCGGCCACCGTCGAACGCCGTCCGCCGAACCAGTATGCGGATATGATCGAGCTCTTCTGCCGCAACTATCCGTATCTGTCCGAGACCGCGATCAGCATTCATGCTCACAACGACCAGGGGTGCGCCGTGGCGGCCAGCGAGCTTGCGGTCCTCGCCGGGGCGACCCGGGTGGAAGGGACGATCTTCGGACACGGCGAGCGGACCGGCAACCTCGATCTCGCGGTGCTCGCGCTGAACCTCGAGTCGCGCGGCGTTCCGACCGGGCTTTCGTTCAGCGACATGCCGGAGATCGTCCGGATCGTCGAGCGCAACTCCGGCATCGAAGTGCATCCGCGCCATCCGTACGCGGGCGACCTCGCCTTCACGGCGTTTTCGGGCTCGCACCAGGATGCGATCCGCAAGGGGTTCGAACACCGCGCGGAGATCAGCGACTTCTTCCGGCAGGGTTGGAAGATTCCGTACCTGCACCTCGATCCGGCCGACCTCGGCCGCCAGTACGAGAAGCTGATCCGCATCAACAGCCAGTCCGGCAAGGGCGGCGTCGTCTACGTGCTGGAGAAGGAGTTCGGCATCTATCCGCCGAAGAGCATGCATCCGGAAATCGGCGCGGTGGTTCAGAAGTACATCGACGAGACCGGCGGCGAGATCGATTCGAAAATCCTGCGGCAGATCCTGGACGACACGTTCGTGAACATCGAAGGGCCGTACCGGATGGAGAACTACCAGCGCGCTTCGGTCGGCGACCGTTCCGGCGCGACCTTCACCTGGTTCATCGGCGGGGAAAAGCACGAGCTGACCGGACAGGGCAACGGGCCGCTGTCGGCAGTGGTCCATTCGCTGAAGAGCTCGGGACTCATGCCGTTCTTCAAGCTCGAGGATTTTTCGGAGCGTTCGCTCGGCAAGGACGCCGATGCGCACGCCATCGCCTTTGTCGGGCTGCGCTGCGGCCCGGACGGCGAGCACCTGGTTTACGGCGCCGGGGAGCACTCGAACATCGACCGGGCGGCGATCGCCGCGCTGATCAGCGCGATGAACCGGGCCGCGGCGGCCGGCGTATTCCACGACTGA
- the larB gene encoding nickel pincer cofactor biosynthesis protein LarB, whose product MNAKDKILEDAAAGRLGFAEAVAKLAASAGAVGELAEARIDHARRERCGFPEFVYGAGKSLDQLLAIVPEILGRTGSVLVTRIPAEYGAALLEAFPAGEHDPLARTFRVRGPHKTAGRVLIVTAGSSDAGVAREALHTLEACGVGGELLNDVGVAGIERLFASLDKLRAADVCIVVAGMEGALPSVVGGLVRCPVVAVPTSVGYGAAFGGVAALLGMLNCCASGVTVVNIDNGFGAACAAARMIKHIR is encoded by the coding sequence ATGAACGCGAAAGATAAAATACTGGAGGATGCCGCGGCGGGGCGCCTCGGCTTCGCGGAAGCCGTGGCGAAACTGGCCGCGTCGGCCGGTGCGGTCGGCGAACTCGCCGAAGCGAGAATCGACCACGCGCGCCGGGAGCGCTGCGGCTTCCCGGAATTCGTCTACGGCGCGGGAAAGAGTCTCGACCAGCTGCTTGCGATCGTCCCCGAAATCCTCGGCCGCACCGGATCGGTGCTGGTCACCCGGATTCCGGCGGAATACGGCGCGGCGCTGCTCGAAGCGTTTCCGGCAGGCGAGCACGATCCGCTCGCGCGGACGTTCCGGGTGCGCGGTCCGCATAAGACGGCGGGGCGGGTGCTGATCGTCACGGCCGGCAGCAGCGATGCGGGCGTGGCCCGCGAAGCGCTCCACACGCTTGAAGCGTGCGGCGTCGGCGGCGAGCTCCTGAACGATGTCGGCGTGGCCGGCATCGAGCGGCTTTTCGCCTCGCTCGACAAGCTGCGCGCGGCGGACGTCTGCATCGTGGTCGCCGGAATGGAGGGCGCGCTCCCGAGCGTGGTGGGCGGCCTGGTCCGCTGCCCGGTCGTCGCGGTGCCGACCAGCGTCGGCTACGGCGCGGCGTTCGGCGGGGTCGCGGCGCTGCTCGGCATGCTGAACTGCTGCGCTTCCGGCGTGACCGTCGTCAACATCGACAACGGGTTCGGAGCCGCCTGCGCCGCCGCGAGAATGATCAAACATATCAGATAA
- the murD gene encoding UDP-N-acetylmuramoyl-L-alanine--D-glutamate ligase, with the protein MQHCLILGGGLSGKAAERLAVSLGFSAAVLSDSPGLDADAAVAPADLVVTSPGVKPLTSPLWQAAMRRAARGECEFLSELEFGFRHWPGRVLAVTGTNGKTTTTELTAALLSAAGVDARPAGNIGYPLSDLAADLREGKLSAEALPVVEVSSFQLERCDTFAPYAAALLNLESDHIDRYAGGFGEYAAVKRRIFDRVAPENRVYGLSMDSPSPRRVTLCGEALMVDGDEVLIDLGDTALSAPHNRENLAAAVELCLRVLPAEAVLSPEFRLAVRTFHPGRHRLEAVHEAAGVRFVNDSKATNPASTVAALRSTPGMVVLLLGGLDKGMDFSPIAPFADRIRFAVLYGECRSKIAAALPPSVPTADCGMDFALAVGTAREHARSGDTVLLSPACASMDMFRDYKERGDRFTEYVRNGAEP; encoded by the coding sequence ATGCAGCACTGTCTGATTCTCGGCGGCGGACTCTCCGGAAAAGCGGCCGAACGGCTGGCCGTTTCGCTTGGGTTCTCCGCCGCGGTTTTATCCGATTCCCCGGGGCTGGACGCCGACGCCGCCGTCGCTCCGGCCGATCTTGTCGTCACGAGTCCCGGCGTGAAGCCGCTCACTTCTCCGCTCTGGCAGGCTGCGATGCGCCGCGCGGCGCGGGGAGAGTGCGAATTTCTGAGCGAGCTTGAGTTCGGTTTCCGCCACTGGCCCGGCCGTGTGCTCGCGGTTACCGGGACCAACGGGAAAACCACGACGACGGAACTGACCGCCGCCCTGCTTTCGGCTGCCGGAGTCGACGCGCGCCCGGCCGGGAATATCGGTTATCCGCTCTCGGACCTCGCGGCCGACCTGCGCGAAGGGAAGCTCTCCGCCGAAGCGCTGCCGGTCGTCGAAGTCAGCTCGTTCCAGCTCGAACGCTGCGACACTTTCGCACCGTATGCGGCGGCGCTGCTGAATCTCGAGTCGGACCATATCGACCGCTATGCGGGCGGCTTCGGCGAATATGCAGCGGTGAAAAGGCGGATTTTCGACCGGGTCGCTCCGGAAAACCGGGTTTACGGACTCTCGATGGATTCCCCGTCGCCGCGCCGCGTGACCCTCTGCGGCGAGGCGTTGATGGTTGACGGCGACGAAGTGCTGATCGATCTCGGGGACACGGCGCTCTCAGCCCCGCACAACCGTGAAAACCTCGCGGCGGCGGTCGAACTCTGTCTGCGGGTCCTTCCTGCCGAAGCGGTGTTGTCGCCCGAATTCCGGCTGGCGGTCCGCACCTTTCATCCCGGGCGTCACCGGCTCGAGGCCGTGCATGAGGCGGCGGGGGTGCGTTTTGTGAACGACTCGAAGGCGACGAACCCGGCTTCGACCGTCGCCGCGCTGCGGTCGACACCGGGAATGGTCGTGCTGTTGCTCGGAGGGCTCGACAAGGGGATGGATTTCTCCCCGATCGCGCCGTTTGCGGACCGCATCCGCTTCGCCGTGCTGTACGGCGAATGCCGCTCGAAGATCGCGGCCGCGCTGCCGCCGTCGGTTCCGACGGCGGACTGCGGCATGGATTTCGCCCTTGCGGTCGGGACCGCCCGCGAACACGCCCGGAGCGGCGACACCGTGCTGCTCTCTCCGGCCTGTGCGAGCATGGACATGTTCAGGGACTACAAGGAGCGCGGCGACCGGTTCACGGAGTACGTGAGAAACGGCGCGGAGCCGTAA